A window from Pseudomonas alloputida encodes these proteins:
- a CDS encoding Y-family DNA polymerase, whose amino-acid sequence MLWACILLPQLALDTVLRERDDPDTPLVLIGGPTQRRVLQAVNPAAAALGLRAGQTLTAARALADGFTCVEADPKRIDQVQQLLAAWAYRFSAQVSLHYPRALLLEVGSSLQLFGPWPLFEARLRQELAELGLRQRIVLASNPVAARMLANGHDGLAVGDVDATRAALLGMPITRVGLPAEAAEAFARMGLHQLGQVLALPRDTLARRFAAQVQLHLDQLLGLRNLGLDFYQPPDRFETRLELNFDVESHQALLFPLRRMLNDLAAFLAGRDCGVQRFCLHLEHAEGPDTLLKVGLLAAERDAAMLFELARGRLEPLRIPAPVRNLRLVAEDLPPFVPQHQALFDPRAQQAQPWAQLRERLRARLGDEAVKGLGAAADHRPECAWHLAEQGAQGNMPVAPGSRPGWLLSAPIALDDAAYQVQGYAERIESGWWDGGDVRRDYYRIETRDGLRGWAYRDLSQAGPLWLQGWFA is encoded by the coding sequence ATGCTCTGGGCCTGCATCCTGCTCCCGCAGCTTGCGCTGGACACCGTCCTGCGTGAGCGTGACGACCCTGACACGCCTTTGGTGCTGATTGGCGGGCCGACCCAGCGTCGCGTGTTGCAGGCAGTCAACCCGGCGGCCGCTGCACTGGGCCTGCGGGCCGGGCAAACCCTGACCGCAGCGCGTGCCCTAGCCGATGGCTTCACCTGTGTCGAAGCCGACCCCAAACGCATCGATCAGGTGCAACAGCTGCTGGCGGCCTGGGCCTACCGCTTCAGTGCCCAGGTTAGCCTGCATTACCCTCGGGCGTTGCTGCTGGAAGTGGGCTCCAGCCTGCAACTGTTCGGGCCCTGGCCCTTGTTCGAGGCACGTCTGCGTCAGGAACTGGCAGAACTGGGCCTGCGTCAACGCATTGTCCTGGCCAGCAACCCGGTGGCTGCTCGCATGCTCGCCAATGGCCACGATGGCCTGGCCGTGGGCGATGTCGACGCCACCCGAGCGGCGCTGCTTGGCATGCCCATCACGCGCGTCGGCCTGCCGGCAGAGGCGGCCGAAGCGTTTGCCCGCATGGGCTTGCACCAGCTGGGCCAGGTATTGGCCTTGCCGCGCGATACCTTGGCCAGGCGCTTTGCGGCCCAGGTGCAGCTGCACCTCGACCAGTTGCTCGGCCTGCGCAACCTGGGGCTGGATTTCTACCAGCCACCGGACCGTTTCGAAACCCGGCTGGAACTCAATTTCGACGTCGAGTCGCACCAGGCGCTGTTGTTCCCGCTGCGGCGCATGCTCAACGACCTGGCTGCATTTCTGGCCGGGCGAGACTGTGGTGTGCAGCGCTTCTGCCTGCATCTGGAGCACGCCGAGGGGCCGGATACCCTGCTCAAGGTGGGTTTGCTGGCGGCCGAACGCGATGCTGCGATGCTGTTCGAGCTGGCCCGTGGGCGCCTTGAGCCGCTGCGCATACCCGCACCGGTGCGCAACCTGCGGCTGGTTGCCGAAGACTTGCCACCCTTTGTGCCACAGCATCAGGCGTTGTTCGACCCGCGGGCGCAACAGGCGCAACCCTGGGCGCAATTGCGCGAGCGGTTGCGCGCCCGCCTGGGGGATGAGGCCGTCAAGGGGCTTGGCGCAGCCGCCGATCACCGCCCCGAATGCGCCTGGCATTTGGCGGAGCAGGGTGCCCAAGGCAACATGCCGGTTGCACCGGGCAGCCGCCCGGGGTGGCTGTTGTCGGCACCGATCGCGCTGGATGACGCCGCCTACCAGGTGCAGGGCTATGCCGAACGCATCGAATCAGGTTGGTGGGATGGCGGCGATGTGCGTCGCGACTACTACCGCATCGAAACCCGTGACGGCCTGCGCGGCTGGGCCTACCGCGACCTGAGCCAGGCCGGTCCGCTTTGGCTGCAGGGTTGGTTCGCATGA
- a CDS encoding error-prone DNA polymerase: MNTPGYAELHCLSNFSFQRGASSADELFRRAREQGYQALAITDECTLAGIVRAWQAAKVHQLRLIVGSEVQLCDGPKLVLLVENLTGYQNLCALITRARRRAEKGAYQLFRDDLLLHHQGLLALWVAADSGDTATGAWLRSVFAERLWLAVHLHRGSDDAVRLQRLRALAADVGIRAVACGDVHMHVRGRRALQDCMTAIRQHCQVSEAGRFLFANGERHLRSQAQLAELYPLDLLAETLVIARRCQFDLSELNYQYPRELVPEGHTPASWLRELCEQGMPLRWPDGPSGKVRDVLAKELGLIEELGYESYFLTVHDIVAFARSQRILCQGRGSAANSVVCFVLGITELDPMKHHLLFERFLSRERNEPPDIDVDFEHDRREEVIQYVFRRYGRHRAALTAVVNTYHAAGAVRDVARALGLPADQVDALAKCCGRWSDRIPDDQRLAEAGFEAGSPSLRRVLVLAGELIGFPRHLSQHPGGFVISQQPLDQLVPVENAAMPERTVIQWDKDDLDMVGLLKVDVLALGMLSALRRCFDQLQHHRGRHLTLATIPSEDPATYAMISRAETMGVFQIESRAQMAMLPRLRPQKFYDLVIEVAIVRPGPIQGDMVHPYLRRRLKQEPVTYPSPQLKEVFERTLGVPLFQEQVMELAMVAADYTPGEADQLRRSMAAWKRHGGLEPHRERLVQGMLRNGYTLAFAERIFEQIKGFGSYGFPESHAASFALLCYASSWLKCHEPAIFTCALVNSWPMGFYSPDQLLQEARRQGIEVRPVDVCHSDWDCTLEPDAEGTLAIRMGLRLVRGLAEADAKRVQQARSQRPWRNVEDLCLRAGLDARARARLADGGALRALASDRHQARWQVAAVQPQLPLFADVQALPEEPVQLPVPTVGEDLMADYQTLGTTLGPHPLALLRARLRALGCRSSSELQGVEHGDNIAVAGLVVGRQRPQTASGVTFVTLEDEHGMVNVVVWRALAERQRRALVGSQLLKVSGRLEQENGVRHLIARRLEDVSPLLQGLDVRSRDFH; the protein is encoded by the coding sequence ATGAACACCCCGGGTTATGCCGAGCTGCATTGCCTTTCCAACTTCAGCTTCCAGCGCGGTGCGTCGAGCGCCGACGAGCTGTTCCGGCGTGCGCGCGAGCAGGGCTACCAGGCCTTGGCAATCACTGACGAATGCACGCTGGCCGGTATCGTGCGCGCCTGGCAGGCAGCCAAGGTGCATCAGTTGCGGCTGATCGTTGGCAGCGAGGTGCAATTGTGCGACGGGCCCAAGCTGGTGCTGCTGGTCGAAAACCTGACGGGTTACCAGAACCTGTGCGCGCTGATCACCCGTGCCCGGCGGCGGGCAGAGAAGGGGGCGTACCAGCTGTTTCGTGATGACTTGCTGCTGCACCACCAAGGCCTGCTGGCCTTGTGGGTGGCCGCTGACAGTGGCGATACTGCTACCGGCGCGTGGCTGCGCAGTGTGTTCGCTGAGCGCCTGTGGCTGGCCGTGCACCTGCATCGGGGCAGTGACGATGCCGTGCGCCTGCAACGGTTGCGGGCACTGGCGGCTGATGTGGGTATCCGCGCTGTGGCCTGTGGCGACGTGCACATGCACGTGCGTGGTCGCCGTGCCTTGCAGGACTGCATGACTGCCATCCGCCAGCATTGCCAGGTGAGCGAGGCCGGGCGCTTTCTGTTTGCCAATGGCGAACGGCACCTGCGCAGCCAGGCGCAACTGGCCGAGCTGTATCCGCTCGACCTGCTGGCCGAGACCCTGGTCATTGCCCGGCGCTGCCAGTTTGACCTGAGCGAACTGAACTACCAGTACCCACGCGAACTGGTGCCCGAGGGGCATACCCCGGCAAGCTGGCTGCGCGAATTGTGCGAGCAAGGCATGCCGCTGCGCTGGCCAGACGGGCCCAGTGGCAAGGTGCGTGATGTGCTTGCCAAGGAACTGGGGCTGATCGAAGAGCTGGGCTACGAAAGCTACTTCCTGACAGTGCACGACATTGTCGCCTTCGCCCGCAGCCAGCGCATTCTATGCCAGGGCCGGGGGTCGGCAGCCAACTCGGTGGTGTGCTTCGTGCTAGGCATCACCGAGCTTGACCCCATGAAACACCACCTGCTGTTCGAGCGCTTCCTGTCGCGCGAGCGCAACGAGCCGCCGGACATCGACGTGGACTTCGAGCACGACCGGCGCGAGGAGGTGATCCAGTATGTGTTCCGTCGCTATGGCCGGCACCGGGCGGCGCTCACTGCGGTAGTCAACACCTACCATGCCGCCGGTGCGGTGCGGGATGTGGCGCGGGCGCTGGGGCTACCTGCCGATCAGGTGGATGCCCTGGCCAAATGTTGTGGTCGCTGGAGCGATCGCATACCCGATGACCAGCGCCTGGCCGAGGCCGGTTTCGAAGCGGGCAGCCCTTCGCTGCGGCGGGTGCTGGTGCTGGCCGGCGAACTGATCGGCTTCCCCCGGCACCTGTCACAGCACCCGGGCGGTTTTGTCATCTCCCAGCAACCGCTGGACCAGCTGGTGCCGGTGGAGAATGCCGCGATGCCGGAGCGCACGGTGATCCAGTGGGACAAGGATGACCTGGACATGGTTGGCCTGCTCAAGGTCGACGTACTGGCGTTGGGCATGCTCAGCGCCTTGCGTCGCTGCTTCGACCAGCTGCAGCACCACCGTGGCCGGCACCTGACCCTGGCGACCATCCCCAGCGAAGACCCGGCCACCTACGCCATGATCAGCCGTGCCGAGACCATGGGCGTGTTCCAGATCGAGTCACGCGCGCAAATGGCCATGTTGCCGCGGCTGCGGCCCCAGAAGTTCTACGACCTGGTCATCGAGGTCGCCATCGTCCGCCCCGGGCCGATCCAGGGCGACATGGTGCACCCGTACCTGCGCCGGCGCCTGAAGCAGGAACCGGTGACGTATCCGTCGCCGCAACTGAAGGAAGTGTTCGAACGTACCTTGGGCGTGCCGCTGTTCCAGGAGCAGGTGATGGAGCTGGCGATGGTCGCGGCCGACTATACCCCGGGCGAGGCCGACCAGTTGCGTCGCAGCATGGCAGCCTGGAAGCGCCACGGCGGCCTGGAACCGCACCGCGAACGGCTGGTGCAGGGCATGTTGCGCAATGGTTACACGCTGGCGTTTGCCGAGCGCATCTTCGAGCAGATCAAGGGGTTTGGCAGCTATGGCTTCCCTGAGTCGCATGCGGCCAGCTTTGCCTTGCTGTGCTATGCCAGCAGTTGGCTGAAGTGCCATGAGCCGGCGATTTTCACCTGTGCGTTGGTCAACAGTTGGCCGATGGGCTTCTACAGCCCTGATCAGCTGCTGCAAGAGGCTCGCCGCCAAGGTATCGAGGTACGGCCGGTGGATGTCTGCCACAGCGACTGGGACTGCACCCTGGAGCCTGATGCTGAGGGCACCCTTGCCATTCGCATGGGCCTGCGACTGGTGCGTGGCCTGGCCGAAGCCGATGCCAAGCGCGTGCAGCAGGCGAGGTCGCAGCGGCCGTGGCGCAACGTCGAAGACCTGTGCCTGCGCGCCGGCCTGGACGCACGGGCCCGTGCCCGCCTGGCTGATGGCGGTGCGCTGCGCGCCTTGGCCAGTGATCGGCATCAGGCGCGCTGGCAGGTGGCGGCGGTGCAGCCGCAGCTGCCGTTGTTCGCCGATGTGCAGGCCTTGCCTGAAGAACCGGTGCAATTGCCCGTGCCAACCGTGGGCGAGGACCTGATGGCCGATTATCAAACCCTCGGCACTACGCTTGGCCCACATCCGCTGGCGCTGTTGCGCGCTCGCCTGAGGGCGCTGGGGTGTCGCAGCTCCAGTGAATTGCAGGGTGTGGAGCATGGCGACAACATTGCCGTGGCCGGGCTGGTGGTGGGCCGGCAACGGCCTCAAACCGCCAGCGGTGTGACCTTCGTTACTCTGGAAGACGAACATGGCATGGTCAACGTGGTGGTGTGGCGTGCGCTGGCCGAACGGCAGCGACGGGCGCTGGTGGGTTCGCAGCTGCTCAAGGTCAGTGGGCGGTTGGAGCAGGAGAATGGGGTGCGGCACCTGATTGCGCGGCGGTTGGAGGATGTGAGTCCGCTGCTGCAAGGGCTGGATGTGCGCAGCCGGGATTTTCACTGA
- the imuA gene encoding translesion DNA synthesis-associated protein ImuA — MGAVVDLDRLLEQRRVWRGRQAQARPLGLQPTGHAALDERLPEGGWPAAALSELLLANPGCGELQLLWPTLARLSAEASRVVLVAPPFIPFAPAWQAAGVDLRWLVQVDAEPADALWAAEQCLRSGSCAAVLCWPERADDRALRRLQVAAETGQALAFACRPQQASHNPSPAALRIAVDTRPAQWRVLKSRGGMPPALPIPCPGRG, encoded by the coding sequence ATGGGCGCCGTGGTCGACCTCGACAGGCTGCTGGAACAGCGCCGGGTATGGCGCGGCCGGCAGGCCCAGGCGCGGCCACTCGGGCTGCAGCCCACCGGCCATGCGGCCCTCGACGAACGTTTGCCGGAAGGTGGCTGGCCGGCGGCAGCACTGAGCGAGCTGTTGCTGGCCAACCCCGGTTGTGGCGAACTGCAGTTGCTGTGGCCAACCCTGGCTCGGCTGAGTGCAGAAGCCAGCAGAGTGGTGCTGGTGGCTCCACCCTTCATCCCTTTTGCACCGGCCTGGCAGGCAGCGGGGGTGGACCTGCGCTGGCTGGTACAGGTGGATGCCGAGCCTGCCGATGCCCTGTGGGCTGCCGAACAGTGCCTGCGCTCGGGCAGTTGCGCGGCGGTGCTGTGCTGGCCGGAACGTGCCGATGACCGCGCCCTGCGGCGCTTGCAGGTAGCGGCCGAAACCGGGCAGGCACTGGCGTTCGCCTGCAGGCCGCAGCAGGCGTCGCACAACCCTTCACCCGCAGCGCTGCGCATTGCAGTCGACACACGCCCGGCGCAATGGCGCGTGCTGAAAAGCCGGGGTGGCATGCCACCAGCGCTGCCAATACCCTGCCCGGGGCGGGGCTGA
- a CDS encoding CoA transferase subunit B: MALTREQMAQRVARELKDGYYVNLGIGIPTLVANYVPADMDVMLQSENGLLGMGEFPTESTLDADMINAGKQTVTARRGASIFDSAQSFAMIRGGHVDLTVLGAFEVDVQGNIASWMIPGKLVKGMGGAMDLVAGADNIIVTMTHASKDGESKLLPKCSLPLTGAGCIRKVLTDLAYLEIEDGAFILRETAPGVSVEEIIEKTAGKLIVPDDVKEMTF, encoded by the coding sequence ATGGCACTGACCCGCGAACAGATGGCGCAACGCGTTGCCCGTGAACTGAAGGACGGCTACTACGTCAATCTGGGCATCGGCATCCCCACCTTGGTGGCCAACTATGTACCCGCCGACATGGATGTGATGCTGCAATCGGAAAACGGCTTGCTCGGCATGGGCGAATTCCCCACCGAAAGCACCCTCGATGCCGACATGATCAACGCCGGCAAGCAAACTGTCACCGCCCGCCGCGGCGCCTCGATTTTCGATTCGGCACAATCGTTCGCCATGATCCGTGGCGGCCACGTCGACCTGACCGTACTGGGTGCTTTCGAGGTGGACGTGCAGGGCAACATCGCCTCGTGGATGATTCCGGGCAAGCTGGTCAAGGGCATGGGCGGGGCCATGGACCTGGTGGCCGGTGCCGACAACATCATCGTCACCATGACCCACGCCTCCAAGGACGGCGAGTCCAAGTTGCTGCCAAAGTGCAGCCTGCCGCTGACCGGTGCGGGCTGCATCCGCAAGGTGCTGACCGACCTGGCCTACCTGGAAATCGAAGACGGCGCCTTCATTCTGCGCGAGACCGCGCCTGGGGTCAGCGTCGAGGAAATCATCGAGAAAACCGCCGGCAAACTGATCGTGCCGGATGATGTGAAGGAAATGACCTTCTAA
- a CDS encoding aldo/keto reductase has translation MRYVNLAGTSVAAIGQGTWYMGEDPGRKAAEVAALQQGIELGLNLIDTAEMYAEGGAEEVVGQAIAGRRDRVFLVSKVYPHNASLRGMAAACERSLTRLGTDCIDLYLLHWRGQHPLEETVEGFERLREQGKIKRWGVSNFDVDDLRELHNPDCATNQVLYNPAQRGIEFDLLPWCGKRGLPTMAYCPLAQAGRLLQHPVLAEIAERHGATPAQVCLAWVTRDDGVIAIPKAVAPEHVRLNAAAGALTLTGEDLRAIDRAFPAPTRKQRLAMV, from the coding sequence ATGCGTTACGTAAATCTGGCAGGCACGAGCGTTGCAGCCATCGGCCAAGGCACCTGGTACATGGGCGAAGACCCAGGTCGCAAGGCTGCCGAAGTCGCGGCGCTGCAACAGGGCATCGAGCTGGGCCTGAACCTGATCGACACCGCCGAGATGTATGCCGAAGGGGGGGCAGAAGAGGTCGTTGGCCAAGCCATTGCCGGGCGCCGCGACCGGGTATTTCTGGTCAGCAAGGTCTACCCGCACAATGCCAGCCTGCGCGGCATGGCGGCAGCCTGCGAGCGCAGCCTCACTCGGCTGGGCACCGATTGCATCGACTTGTACCTGCTGCACTGGCGTGGTCAGCACCCGCTGGAGGAAACCGTCGAAGGCTTCGAGCGCTTGCGCGAGCAAGGCAAGATCAAGCGTTGGGGCGTGTCCAACTTCGACGTCGACGACCTGCGCGAACTGCACAACCCTGATTGTGCCACCAACCAGGTGTTGTACAACCCGGCCCAACGCGGCATCGAATTCGACTTGCTACCGTGGTGCGGAAAACGTGGCTTGCCAACCATGGCCTACTGCCCGCTGGCGCAGGCCGGGCGCTTGTTGCAGCACCCGGTACTGGCGGAAATCGCCGAGCGCCATGGCGCCACACCGGCCCAGGTCTGCCTGGCCTGGGTGACCCGCGATGACGGCGTGATCGCCATCCCCAAGGCGGTGGCGCCCGAGCACGTGCGGCTCAATGCGGCGGCGGGAGCGCTGACCTTGACCGGTGAAGACCTGCGGGCGATCGACCGGGCGTTCCCTGCACCGACGCGCAAGCAGCGGTTGGCGATGGTGTAG
- a CDS encoding LysR family transcriptional regulator: MNVKQLRAFVAVAKYQSFAQAGEHLHVSQPALSLTIKALEENLGGALLSRTTRSVSLTAEGEVLLPLARRLLADWDDTEEMLRQRFTLQLGRVSVAAMPAFAGNLLPHSLKVFRQRYPKVNVTVHDVINEQVQELVRHRRVELGIGFEPDNIDGLDFHPLYMDRFVAVVAADSPLALLPQVSWAQLMAEDFVALQRPSAVRLLMEQNVAARHGKLAVAFESHQLTTIGRMVASGLGVSAVPALCINQMQELGARCVTLVEPTVERRIGVIALSEHKLSTAAQALLEVLLSNTRIPEVTCVT, translated from the coding sequence ATGAACGTCAAACAACTGCGCGCCTTTGTCGCCGTGGCCAAGTACCAGAGCTTCGCCCAGGCCGGTGAACACCTGCACGTTTCGCAACCGGCACTGAGCCTGACCATCAAGGCGCTGGAAGAAAACCTCGGCGGCGCCCTGCTCAGCCGCACCACGCGCAGCGTCAGCCTGACTGCCGAAGGCGAAGTGCTGCTGCCACTGGCACGCCGCCTGCTGGCCGACTGGGACGACACCGAAGAGATGCTGCGCCAGCGCTTCACCCTGCAATTGGGCCGTGTGTCGGTGGCAGCCATGCCGGCTTTTGCCGGCAACCTGTTGCCCCACTCGCTCAAGGTGTTTCGCCAGCGCTACCCCAAGGTCAACGTCACGGTGCACGACGTGATCAACGAACAGGTACAGGAACTGGTACGCCATCGCCGCGTCGAACTGGGCATCGGCTTCGAGCCGGATAACATCGATGGGCTGGACTTCCACCCGTTGTACATGGACCGCTTCGTTGCCGTAGTGGCCGCCGACTCGCCCTTGGCACTGCTGCCCCAGGTCAGCTGGGCACAGCTGATGGCCGAAGATTTCGTGGCCCTGCAGCGCCCTTCGGCGGTGCGCCTGCTGATGGAGCAGAATGTGGCGGCCCGCCACGGCAAGCTGGCAGTCGCGTTCGAAAGCCACCAGCTGACGACCATCGGCCGCATGGTGGCCAGCGGCCTGGGGGTCAGTGCCGTGCCGGCCCTGTGCATCAACCAGATGCAGGAGCTGGGTGCCCGCTGCGTCACCTTGGTCGAGCCCACAGTCGAGCGGCGCATCGGCGTGATTGCCCTCAGCGAGCACAAGCTTTCCACCGCAGCACAAGCACTGCTTGAAGTGCTTCTTTCCAATACCCGGATCCCGGAGGTGACATGCGTTACGTAA
- a CDS encoding CoA transferase subunit A, giving the protein MAGLDKRVATYEQALEGLTDNMTVLAGGFGLCGIPENLISEIKRRGVKGLTVVSNNCGVDGFGLGVLLEDRQIRKMIASYVGENAEFERQLLSGELEVELTPQGTLAEKMRAGGAGIPAFYTATGYGTPVADGKEVREFKGRKYILEESITGDFAIVKGWKADHYGNVVYRNTAQNFNPLAATAGKITVVEVEEIVEPGVLLPSEIHTPGIYVDRVIVGTFEKRIEKRTVKA; this is encoded by the coding sequence ATGGCCGGACTGGACAAGCGCGTTGCAACCTATGAGCAGGCCCTCGAAGGCCTGACCGACAACATGACGGTACTGGCCGGTGGTTTCGGCCTGTGCGGCATCCCGGAAAACCTTATCAGCGAAATCAAGCGGCGCGGCGTCAAGGGCCTGACCGTGGTTTCCAACAACTGCGGCGTGGACGGTTTTGGTCTGGGCGTGCTGCTGGAAGACCGGCAGATTCGCAAGATGATCGCCTCCTACGTGGGCGAAAACGCCGAGTTCGAACGCCAGTTGCTCAGTGGCGAGCTGGAAGTGGAACTGACCCCACAGGGCACCCTCGCCGAAAAAATGCGCGCAGGTGGTGCCGGCATTCCGGCGTTCTACACCGCCACCGGCTATGGCACCCCGGTTGCCGATGGCAAGGAAGTCCGCGAGTTCAAGGGCCGCAAGTACATCCTGGAAGAATCCATCACCGGTGACTTCGCCATCGTCAAGGGCTGGAAGGCCGACCACTACGGCAACGTGGTGTATCGCAACACTGCGCAAAACTTCAACCCGCTGGCGGCCACCGCCGGCAAGATCACCGTGGTCGAAGTGGAAGAAATCGTCGAGCCCGGCGTGCTGCTGCCAAGCGAAATCCACACCCCGGGCATCTATGTGGACCGTGTCATCGTCGGCACCTTCGAAAAGCGTATCGAAAAGCGCACCGTCAAGGCCTGA